In a genomic window of Aquarana catesbeiana isolate 2022-GZ unplaced genomic scaffold, ASM4218655v1 unanchor237, whole genome shotgun sequence:
- the LOC141122023 gene encoding uncharacterized protein isoform X1, giving the protein MTAPMRMEEDRSHMTEKILNLTLEIIYLLTGERFPLVKSGDHMTITVPPCDSLKPERHNMEKILEVTKKMMELLTGEVPIRCQDVTVYFSMEEWEYLEGHKDLYKDVMMNNQPPLTSPDGSSNGNPPERCPRPLYSRDSTQEDHTIPHHHQSGNLRDSKIEVKEEIKEEDDEDGVMKESESLKEHKDLYQDTMVESSSYRNPPERCPRPLYSRDSTQEGHTIPHCYKSGDPIDIEFEVKSEEEERYVRDDQQSMEEDGITGTFIEEDTPTEISTVDGREMRKTSEDCLTLSPDCKVEDEDITQYSPGENPTTSNVHPAPHSVDGPSYSSYPEEPQTVRDGAVLPTEKSFSCTECGKCFHFKSNLNEHIRSHTGEKPYSCPECGKSFSAKSSLYKHQRSHTGEKPYSCPECGKCFSDNSSFNRHQRSHTGEKPYSCPECGKCFSDKSHLYKHQRSHTGEKPHSCPE; this is encoded by the exons atgacggcaccaatgaggatggaggaggaccggagtcacatgactgagaagatactaaacctcaccctggagatcatctacctgctgaccggagag agatttcctcttgtgaagtcaggtgatcatatgaccatcacagtgcctccatgtgactccctaaaacctgagagacacaacatggagaagattctagaagtcaccaagaagatgatggagctgctgacaggagag gttcctataaggtgtcaggatgtcactgtctatttctccatggaggagtgggagtatttagaaggacacaaggatctctacaaggacgtcatgatgaacaatcagccgcccctcacatcaccgg atggatccagtaatgggaacccaccagagagatgtccccgtcctctgtattcccgggattccacacaggaagatcacaccatccctcaccatcatcag agtggaaacctgagagattctaaaattgaagtaaaagaagagataaaagaggaggatgatgaggatggggtgatgaaggagtcagagtctctaaaagaacacaaagatctgtaccaggacaccatggtggagtcatccagctacagaaacccaccagagagatgtccccgtcctctgtattcccgggattccacacaggaaggtcacaccatccctcactgttacaag agtggagatccaatcgatatagaatttgaggttaaatcagaagaagaagagaggtatgtgagggatgatcagcagtctatggaggaggatggaataacggggacatttatagaagaggacactcctacagagatcagcacag tagatggacgggagatgaggaaaacctcagaggattgtctcactttgtctccagactgtaaagtagaagatgaggacatcacacagtatagtccaggagaaaacccgactacctcaaatgtccatccggcaccacacagtgtagatggaccatcgtattcctcttatcctgaggaacctcagactgtgagggacggtgccgtccttccaacagagaagagcttttcctgtactgagtgcgggaagtgtttccattttaaatccAATCTTAATgagcatataagatctcacacaggagagaagccgtattcctgtcctgagtgtgggaaatctttttcagcgaagtccagtctttacaaacatcagagatctcacacaggggagaagccatattcctgtcctgagtgtggaaaatgtttttcagacaattccagttttaacagacatcagagatctcacacaggggagaagccgtactcctgtcctgagtgcgggaaatgtttttcagataagtcccatctttacaaacatcagagatctcacacgggggagaaaccgcattcctgtcctgagtaa